GATCCGTCAAAGATCATGGTGAAGCTGCCAAGGGTGTCTTCTCCGAGCGTACCTGAGAACCGCACAATGTCGCTGCCGTCGACCAAACCGATCCCAGGCAATGATTGTGGTGATCCGAGACTAATCAAAATGCTGGTGTCCGATTCGACCACGAAGCCGTCAATATCCATCGTCACGCCCACATCGGAGCCATCAAAGAACATCGAAGTGGATCCGGTCGTCGAGTCGAATCGCAAAATGTCATCATCGGAAAAACTGACACCGCCAAGCGATCCGCCTCCTTCACTGCTGAAGTAAAAGTCAAGCCCCTGGAAAGTTTCGGTACCGACAAAGTCTCCGATTTGAATCCCGTCAAGGTTAGTTGACGACAACCCGAGCGAGCCAACGTCGACCGCCAACGTGATCGAATTCGCCGTCGTGTTGTCGCCCAACGTATTGACGTCGACCTCGATGATGTCGTTGAAATCACCACTCAGACCGGGAACGTCAAACGCACCTTTGGTCGTAAGGTGCACCAGTGTCGTAGGCCCCACGACCTGCACCGAGGCTCCGATGATCGCTTCCTGGGACGTGGTCAGCCCAATGTCCGAGCCGTCAAAATAGGTCGACCAGGTTCCAACGTTGTTATCGCTTCCCGTATTGCCGCTAAACAGCAACAAATCCGCGTTGGATCCCGAAAGATTGCCCGACGATCCTGGAACGATGTAGTTGCTGATCGTGCTGATAATCAGATTTCCGCTATCGTCCAATGAGATCGCATCAATGTCTTCGCTGCCGGGGGACAGCCCCACATCGCTGCCATCTAGAAAGAAATCAAATGTTCCTGAAGTCCCGGGACCAAGCTGGTTCGGGGTAAAGCGGATGATGTCGGAATCCTCGACACGACCTAAACCTGGGATTCCCGTGGTTGCGATACTGACGCTCAACAGAATCGTGCCATCGTTTTGATTCACATGAAAGGCGTCGACATTTTTGTTGGACAACCCAACATCGCTGCCATCGAAGTACAGCGACCATTTCCCGCTACTCTGCTCGTACGCAAGGATGTCTTCGTTGCTGAAATCAATTCCACCGATCGTGCCCCCGGTATCACTGCTGATAAAGACCACGTCACCAGCGAGCAAATGACGCGATTCAAGGCACTCGACCAACAGTTGCCGCGACTTCGCAATGCGGAAGGACTTAGGTCTCCGCCGGCGTTTCGGCGAGGTCACTTGACGCAGTGAAGAGGGTCCGGTCGCCATGTTGTCAGCTCCAAGTTGGGGGAAATACGTGGTCCCAAAAAAGTACATTTTGGCCACGACAAACGAACTGATCTTCCGAATAGACACCCCTCCGTGGTGCCACGCAACACCCTCCCTCAAAAATTCACAAACATTTTTCCCTATCGTTTTTTACAGCTTTCCTCTGACTCCGATTGGTGGGTGGCACTTATTGGAATGCAGAATCCGCTTCGTGCGGGGGGGACCCCCAAGACCAATGGCCGAGAAAGTTGATGGTGCGAAAAACGGGAAATTGGTTACCGACGAGGGCCTCGAAAAGCGTCGCAGTAGCCGCTGGTTCACATCGAGATGAATGACTTCGCCATCCCGAAAGCACGCACGCCATCGCGTGCCTGCCCCCGCGTCTTTGCTGTGCCTGCCCCCGCGACCTGTACGCCACCCATTCAGAAGCATGCGAATAGGGCGGAGGCCGAAACAGAACTTGCCGTTGGCGTGATTCAACGGTTTAGGGGCGACCTGTCACTGCAAGGCCGGTGGCCGTCACACTGACCGAGAATGAGTCGCGAGCTGGGCTTTGTTTTCCCACCTCTGTTAGCCGGTAGCTCACGCCCAATGTCATCTACTTTGGGTAGCAGCGCGGGGCTCGCCCGGTTGCAGCGAGTAAGACGTTCGGTTTTAACCGGTCGGCTCGCGCCGCTCTGCTATAAAAATCACCCGTTTAGTGCGAGAGTAGATGGTATTGGGCTCACGCCACCAGCAGAGGGCGTGTGGGCTTCCGGGCGGCAATCAATGCGACTAAATCACCAGTCGTCGCTCACGGGAAGACCGTCCCTGCGTGCTCCGTGTACGTCACTTCGCCCGCCCCCCAAAACCGTCTGCGCAAAGAACAGAACACTCGCTGCGAATCGGGCGGACATAAAAAAACGGGCCGTCCGAACCCATGCTGCTCGCAGTGGTCCGAAGGCCCGACGTTGATCGCAATACGATTATTTGTTGTTCGAAGCAGCCTCTTCCATTTGCTTTTCAGACTCCTCTACCAATCGTTGGTACTCGGCCACCTTGTCGGCATCCGTGGTATCGATCACGGCACCGGTTTCTTTCGAGTCACAACCTGTCAGCGTCATCGGCAAAAGCAAAAACGCCAAAGCAAACCTATCCATCTTCGTCGAATCCTATCAGGAGATAATGAGTCAAAAATGATTGTGACGACTCACGCGATCACAATCGCTTGCGTCTTCCACCGCGGCAGACACAAGCTGTAAAAACGAGTTCACTAAAGCGTGCTTAGAACTCCGTACTGATCGTCTCTCTCGAAGCACGTGTTCCGAGCGATCCCCACAGCCCATACGGACTCTTGGCGCCAGGTTGATTGTTGTTCGCCGCAGTGCCTCCTTGGAATACCACCGGATTGGACGAATTTCCAGCTTCGATCGAATCGGTGATGAACTTGACCGCACCATCGGTCATCAACACATGGCAACCGCCTTGGTGACGACTCGATGGCGGAGCGATGTTCATGTCTTGGTAGTTCTGGGTGACACAAAGTTCCGAGTTGGGCGGCAGGATCGTATTGAACGCGCTCATCGCGGTGTGAGCACTAGCCCACACGTAGCCGCGTCCATTGACAGCACTGGTCGGCCCAGGAACCGACAGCCAGAATTTAGGACGTGCCGGATCGATCCAATTGGGCTGTTGCCGGCAATACAACGGATTCGTTGATGCTAGATTGCCTTTGTTGACGCCGCTCGGAGAGATCGTTCGGACATCTTTGTCGCCAAGATCGGTAGCAATTTCTCCCATACAAATCGTATTGGCGGTGCCGTCAAGCACATCACGAAACCCGGTTTTACCATGCAACACAAAAACACCGCGATCCGCGGCCCGCGAAGCCTGCAATCGTGCGGAATCATTTGGCTGCAAGGTGCCATTGAGCGTTCCCAACCAAAGATTGTCAGCCGAGTCGCCGTGCGACGCTGCGTAATTGGTTCGTCCTAACGCTGGCAACCCGGTGCCTGGGTCACTCGGACAACGAAGTCCGGCGATTTCGGTGGCCCAGGGAGCGTAGTTGGCCGTGTTCGGACTTGGCCCCATCGCTTGATAATCCACCGTGCCATCGTTGTTGTAGTCGTTGGGATTGGAAATGACTTCCCAGAGGGCTTGTTGCTCCATGAACGGCAACAATCCCACCATGCAACTAAGGTTGTACTGGTTCGCTTTATTCGAAGCACGCCACCAACTGGTGTCACCGCCGTTGACGGTGGGGTCGTACGTTCCCGCCCCATGGATCGGCAATTGGTTGTATGCCGAGTGATAGTTGTGGATCGCGAGTCCAAGCTGCTTGAAATTATTGCTGCAGCTCATACGCCGCGCCGCTTCGCGAGCCGCCTGGACCGCCGGCAACAATAGCCCAACAAGCACGCCAAT
The nucleotide sequence above comes from Novipirellula caenicola. Encoded proteins:
- a CDS encoding DUF1559 domain-containing protein → MMLFRRNRSAFTLVELLVVIAIIGVLVGLLLPAVQAAREAARRMSCSNNFKQLGLAIHNYHSAYNQLPIHGAGTYDPTVNGGDTSWWRASNKANQYNLSCMVGLLPFMEQQALWEVISNPNDYNNDGTVDYQAMGPSPNTANYAPWATEIAGLRCPSDPGTGLPALGRTNYAASHGDSADNLWLGTLNGTLQPNDSARLQASRAADRGVFVLHGKTGFRDVLDGTANTICMGEIATDLGDKDVRTISPSGVNKGNLASTNPLYCRQQPNWIDPARPKFWLSVPGPTSAVNGRGYVWASAHTAMSAFNTILPPNSELCVTQNYQDMNIAPPSSRHQGGCHVLMTDGAVKFITDSIEAGNSSNPVVFQGGTAANNNQPGAKSPYGLWGSLGTRASRETISTEF